The Natrinema saccharevitans genome includes the window GGACATCCCCGAGGAGTGGGGCGGGCGGGGGCTGGATCTGGCCCAGCTGCTCGCGATGACGGAGGAGTTCTACCGGGCGGACGCGGGGATCGCGCTGACGCTGCAACTCGCCAGCTTCGGCTGCGAGATTACCTACGAACACGGCACCGACGAGCAATGCGAGGAGTACATCCGCCCGGTCGCGGAAGGCGAGCAACGCTCCGGGCTCGCCGTCTCGGAGCCCGACACCGGCAGCGACCTCGCGGGGATGCAGACCACGGCCGAGCGGGACGGCGACGAGTACGTGATCAACGGCGAGAAGTACTGGATCGGCAACGGCGTCGAGGCCGACTGGATCACCCTCTACGCCCGCACCGGCGACGACGAGGAGAACCCGTACGGCAACCACTCGATGTTCATCGTGCCGACGGAGACCGACGGCTACGAGGCCGAACACATCCCCGAGAAGATGGCGATGCGCGCCTCGAAGCAGGCCCACATCGAGTTCGACGACTGCCGGGTCCCCGCCGAGAACGTGATCGGCTCGGAGGGTGACGGCTTCATGCTGCTGGCCGACTTCTTCAACCACGGCCGCGTGGCCGTCGCCGGCCACGGGCTGGGTATCGCCGCGGCCGCGATCGAGGAGGCCTGGGACTTTACCCACGGCCGCGAGGAGTTCGGCAAGACGATCAGCGA containing:
- a CDS encoding acyl-CoA dehydrogenase family protein — encoded protein: MELLDDDIVPEHAREIKAEAREFARKHIEPNAQEYFQSGEYPEAILEAGREANLVAQDIPEEWGGRGLDLAQLLAMTEEFYRADAGIALTLQLASFGCEITYEHGTDEQCEEYIRPVAEGEQRSGLAVSEPDTGSDLAGMQTTAERDGDEYVINGEKYWIGNGVEADWITLYARTGDDEENPYGNHSMFIVPTETDGYEAEHIPEKMAMRASKQAHIEFDDCRVPAENVIGSEGDGFMLLADFFNHGRVAVAGHGLGIAAAAIEEAWDFTHGREEFGKTISDFQSVQHGLADMLLEFESARTLVWRAREKVAEEDNAGYWAAMAKTKATETAVDVAEQGMQFHGGRSVLDERRIARVYRDARIPVIYEGANEIQRNLIYGQAE